From a region of the Streptococcus ruminantium genome:
- the gdhA gene encoding NADP-specific glutamate dehydrogenase: MSNVKTYIQTSFEAVKARNPHETEFLQAVEELFNSLEPVFEAHPEYIEENILARIVEPERVISFRVPWTDKDGKVQVNRGYRVQFNSAVGPYKGGLRFHPTVNQSILKFLGFEQIFKNALTGLPIGGGKGGSDFDPKGKTDAEIMRFCQSFMTELQKHIGPSLDVPAGDIGVGGREIGYMYGQYKRLRQFDAGVLTGKPLGFGGSLIRPEATGYGLVYFTDNMLSANGKSFKDQTVLISGSGNVAQYAVQKATELGAKVISVSDSNGYIIDETGIDFDLLVDVKEKRRARLTAYAAEKPTAKYFEGSVWNYDGKADIALPCATQNEINGEQATTLIKNGVYCVAEGANMPSDLEAIKVYKENGVLYGLAKAANAGGVAVSALEMSQNSLRLSWTREEVDDRLKNIMANIFNTAKETAEKYDLGTDYLAGANIAAFEQIANAMITQGLV; this comes from the coding sequence ATGTCAAATGTAAAAACATATATCCAAACATCTTTCGAGGCCGTGAAGGCTCGCAATCCACATGAGACAGAATTCCTTCAAGCAGTAGAAGAACTCTTCAATTCTCTTGAACCGGTGTTTGAAGCCCATCCAGAATACATCGAAGAAAACATCTTGGCACGTATTGTTGAACCTGAACGGGTTATCAGCTTCCGTGTACCTTGGACTGACAAAGATGGTAAAGTTCAGGTCAACCGTGGCTACCGTGTTCAGTTCAACTCAGCGGTAGGTCCTTACAAAGGTGGTCTTCGCTTCCATCCAACGGTTAACCAATCCATCCTCAAATTTCTTGGTTTTGAACAGATTTTCAAAAATGCCTTGACCGGACTTCCAATAGGCGGTGGTAAAGGTGGCTCCGATTTTGACCCTAAGGGCAAAACAGACGCTGAAATCATGCGTTTTTGTCAAAGTTTTATGACAGAGCTGCAAAAGCATATCGGTCCTTCTTTGGATGTCCCTGCTGGTGACATCGGTGTCGGTGGACGTGAGATTGGCTATATGTATGGTCAATACAAGCGCCTTCGCCAATTCGATGCGGGTGTCTTGACTGGTAAACCACTTGGTTTTGGTGGTTCCCTCATCCGCCCAGAAGCAACGGGCTATGGCTTGGTCTACTTCACAGACAACATGCTCTCCGCCAATGGTAAGTCTTTCAAAGATCAAACGGTTTTGATTTCTGGTTCAGGTAATGTTGCCCAGTACGCTGTTCAAAAAGCAACCGAGCTCGGTGCAAAAGTGATTTCTGTTTCTGATTCAAATGGCTATATCATTGACGAAACAGGTATTGACTTTGATCTCTTGGTGGATGTTAAGGAAAAACGCCGCGCACGCTTGACAGCATACGCTGCTGAAAAACCAACTGCTAAATACTTTGAAGGTTCCGTATGGAATTACGATGGAAAAGCAGATATTGCCCTACCATGTGCCACCCAAAACGAAATCAATGGGGAACAGGCTACTACCTTGATTAAAAATGGTGTTTACTGTGTAGCTGAAGGTGCTAACATGCCATCAGACCTTGAAGCGATCAAAGTGTACAAAGAAAATGGCGTTCTCTATGGTCTTGCCAAAGCTGCCAACGCTGGTGGTGTAGCTGTATCTGCTCTTGAAATGAGTCAGAATAGCCTACGCCTTTCATGGACTCGTGAAGAAGTTGATGATCGTCTCAAAAATATTATGGCCAATATCTTCAACACCGCCAAAGAAACTGCAGAAAAATATGACCTTGGTACGGATTACCTTGCAGGTGCCAACATTGCTGCTTTTGAACAAATCGCTAATGCAATGATTACTCAAGGTTTGGTGTAA
- a CDS encoding alanine/glycine:cation symporter family protein, producing the protein MLGVIQNINNIIWGPPLLVLLVGTGVYFTVRLSWFQMGKLPTAFRLIFSSNQSGHGDVSSFAALCTALAATVGTGNIVGVATAITTGGPGALFWMWVAAFFGMATKYAEGFLAIKYRTKDSNGQAAGGPMHYITLGMGHRWKPLAIFFAGSGVLVALLGIGTFSQVNAITSALEASFGLSPRLISLLLAVLVACIIFGGIETISKVSTKVVPFMAILYIVATIWILMVHIEQIIPTLQLVFQSAFSPVAALGGFAGTTVKEAIQRGIARGVFSNESGLGSAPIAAAAAKSDNAVEQGLISMIGPFIDTIIICSLTGLSILVTGQWTVEGLAGASLTQVAFATVFGNPGAVALAVSLVLFAFTTILGWSYYGERCIAFLFGTKSILPYRLVFVVMVALGGFLKLDLIWTLADIVNGLMALPNLIALLALSPVIIKETRQYFKKK; encoded by the coding sequence ATGTTAGGAGTGATACAAAATATCAATAATATTATCTGGGGACCGCCTCTTTTGGTACTCTTAGTCGGAACGGGAGTTTATTTTACAGTCCGCTTGAGCTGGTTTCAGATGGGGAAATTGCCGACAGCATTTCGCTTAATCTTCTCAAGCAATCAATCCGGTCACGGAGATGTATCCAGCTTTGCAGCTCTTTGTACTGCTCTTGCGGCTACAGTTGGTACGGGAAATATTGTTGGGGTGGCAACAGCTATTACAACGGGAGGTCCTGGTGCCCTTTTCTGGATGTGGGTCGCAGCTTTTTTTGGCATGGCGACCAAGTATGCAGAAGGTTTCTTGGCCATTAAGTATCGGACAAAAGATAGTAACGGACAAGCAGCTGGCGGTCCTATGCACTATATTACTTTGGGGATGGGACATAGATGGAAACCCTTGGCAATTTTCTTTGCGGGTTCAGGAGTTCTTGTTGCTCTTCTAGGAATTGGAACATTCTCACAGGTCAATGCAATTACTTCTGCTTTGGAAGCAAGCTTTGGTCTGTCTCCTCGATTGATTAGTCTACTATTAGCTGTGCTAGTAGCCTGTATCATCTTTGGTGGGATTGAAACGATTTCAAAAGTGTCGACCAAGGTTGTTCCTTTCATGGCTATCCTCTATATTGTGGCTACCATTTGGATTTTGATGGTTCATATTGAACAGATTATTCCAACCTTGCAACTGGTTTTTCAGTCTGCTTTTTCTCCTGTGGCAGCCTTGGGTGGTTTTGCCGGTACAACAGTCAAAGAAGCCATTCAACGAGGAATTGCTCGTGGAGTATTCTCTAATGAATCCGGCCTTGGCTCAGCACCGATTGCAGCGGCAGCTGCTAAGTCGGATAATGCAGTAGAGCAGGGCTTAATTTCTATGATAGGTCCCTTTATTGATACGATTATCATTTGTAGTTTGACAGGTCTTTCTATCTTAGTGACAGGTCAGTGGACGGTAGAGGGCTTGGCTGGTGCTTCTCTGACTCAGGTAGCTTTTGCGACTGTTTTTGGGAATCCCGGTGCGGTTGCATTGGCAGTCAGTCTAGTTCTCTTTGCTTTTACAACTATCTTGGGGTGGTCATACTACGGTGAGCGCTGTATCGCCTTCCTTTTTGGCACCAAGTCCATCTTGCCTTATCGTTTAGTATTTGTAGTAATGGTTGCTTTGGGTGGTTTTCTCAAATTAGACTTAATTTGGACTTTGGCAGATATTGTAAATGGACTGATGGCTCTTCCCAATCTGATTGCCTTATTAGCTCTCTCTCCTGTTATCATCAAGGAAACACGTCAATATTTTAAAAAGAAGTAA
- a CDS encoding mechanosensitive ion channel family protein — translation MNNFIMKYLSQFDLEVIVVSILNKVLSLLLLFCVFYIIKKITKASVKRLLVPSLKVSTQEIGRQKTISRLVESILNYLLYFILIYCILSVLGLPVSSLLAGAGIAGVAIGLGAQGFLSDLVNGFFILIERQFNVGDVVKLTNGPITISGTIISMGIRTTQIRDADGTLHFIPNRNILVVSNHSRGDMRAQVDIPLKFNTDLEQVYRVVEEVNSREVTRFDQITGVTILGPQNTPSGQFVFRVNLFVANGQQTKVYHQFFCFYQEALRQAGIDLPAVSR, via the coding sequence ATGAACAATTTTATCATGAAATATTTATCCCAATTTGACCTTGAAGTCATTGTTGTGTCTATTTTGAATAAAGTCTTATCCCTCCTTTTACTTTTTTGTGTTTTTTATATCATTAAGAAAATCACCAAGGCATCGGTCAAAAGACTTCTTGTGCCGTCTCTCAAGGTTTCCACTCAGGAAATAGGACGTCAAAAGACCATTAGCCGTTTGGTAGAGAGCATCCTCAATTATCTGCTCTATTTCATTCTCATTTATTGTATTTTGAGTGTTTTAGGTTTGCCAGTATCTAGCTTACTGGCAGGTGCAGGAATTGCGGGTGTGGCCATTGGTTTGGGAGCGCAAGGTTTTCTTTCAGATTTGGTCAATGGCTTCTTTATTTTGATTGAACGCCAGTTCAATGTTGGCGATGTAGTAAAGCTGACTAACGGTCCAATCACTATTTCAGGTACTATTATCAGCATGGGGATTCGGACGACACAGATACGGGATGCAGATGGAACCTTGCACTTTATTCCCAATCGGAATATCTTGGTCGTTAGCAACCACTCTCGTGGAGATATGCGGGCGCAAGTGGATATTCCGCTTAAGTTTAACACAGATTTAGAGCAGGTCTACCGAGTGGTAGAAGAGGTCAATAGTAGGGAGGTCACTCGGTTTGATCAGATTACGGGTGTGACAATTTTGGGACCTCAAAATACTCCTTCGGGTCAATTCGTCTTCCGAGTCAATCTTTTTGTAGCCAATGGTCAGCAGACAAAGGTTTATCATCAATTCTTTTGCTTTTATCAAGAGGCTCTGCGTCAGGCAGGCATAGATTTGCCTGCTGTGTCAAGATAA